Proteins from one Loktanella sp. M215 genomic window:
- a CDS encoding ABC transporter substrate-binding protein encodes MKSLALLAALALPLSAHAQTDPADWDAVIAAAKGQTVYWNAWGGSTTTNDFIAWIGDKVKTEYGVTLEHVKLTDTADAVTRVLAEKQAGTDTGGAIDMIWINGANFAAMKDAGLLYGPFAEQLPNWQYVDTAGKTVQTDFTVPVEGYESPWAMAQVVFVYDSETMEPLGSMQAILDWATAHPGRFTYPQPPDFLGTTFLKQVLVDTLDDPSVLQQPATDENYAEVTAPLWDYLDKLTPTLWREGRAYPATGTAMFPLIADGEIDLSTSFSPGAATAAIANNELPDTVRTFVLDKGTIGNASFVAIPYNSSHTEGAMVVANALLSPEAQARAQDPGILGYGTVLAIDKLDTDQKALFDALDLGIATLSPEQLGTVQAEPHPSWMTRIADDWTSRYGVAQ; translated from the coding sequence CCAAAGGGCAGACCGTGTACTGGAACGCCTGGGGCGGGTCCACGACGACCAACGATTTCATTGCCTGGATCGGCGACAAGGTGAAAACCGAATACGGCGTCACGCTGGAGCACGTCAAACTGACCGACACCGCCGATGCGGTAACCCGCGTGCTGGCGGAAAAGCAGGCCGGGACGGACACGGGCGGCGCCATCGACATGATCTGGATCAACGGCGCGAACTTCGCCGCGATGAAGGATGCGGGGCTGCTTTATGGTCCCTTCGCCGAGCAATTGCCGAACTGGCAGTATGTCGACACCGCAGGCAAGACCGTGCAGACCGACTTTACGGTCCCCGTCGAAGGCTACGAATCCCCTTGGGCAATGGCGCAGGTCGTTTTCGTCTACGACAGCGAGACGATGGAGCCTTTGGGGTCCATGCAGGCGATCCTCGACTGGGCGACGGCGCACCCGGGCCGCTTTACCTATCCGCAGCCGCCGGATTTCCTTGGGACGACATTCCTCAAGCAGGTGTTGGTGGATACATTGGATGATCCAAGTGTCCTGCAACAGCCCGCGACGGATGAAAACTACGCCGAGGTGACGGCACCTCTCTGGGATTACCTCGACAAGTTGACGCCGACGCTGTGGCGCGAGGGCCGTGCCTATCCCGCGACCGGCACCGCCATGTTCCCGCTGATCGCTGATGGAGAGATCGATCTGTCGACCTCCTTCAGCCCCGGTGCCGCGACTGCGGCGATTGCCAACAACGAGCTGCCGGATACCGTCCGGACCTTCGTGCTGGACAAGGGCACCATCGGTAACGCGAGCTTCGTGGCGATCCCCTACAATTCCTCCCACACCGAAGGTGCGATGGTTGTAGCCAACGCCCTGCTGTCGCCAGAGGCGCAGGCCCGCGCGCAGGACCCCGGCATCCTTGGCTACGGCACCGTGCTGGCGATCGACAAGCTGGATACGGACCAGAAGGCCCTGTTCGATGCCCTCGACCTTGGCATTGCCACGCTGTCGCCAGAGCAGCTTGGCACCGTGCAGGCCGAACCGCACCCCAGCTGGATGACCCGGATCGCCGACGACTGGACCAGCCGTTACGGCGTGGCGCAGTAG